One window of the Sphaerochaeta associata genome contains the following:
- the leuS gene encoding leucine--tRNA ligase translates to MSKYPFHEIETKWQRYWDEHQSFAVTEDPSIPKEKRAYVLDMFPYPSGAGLHVGHPEGYTATDIYCRFLRMNGYNVLHPMGFDSFGLPAENYAIKTGTPPRATTEKNIENFRKQIKSLGFSYDWNREISTHSSDYYRWTQWIFIQLFNKGLAYESHTPINWCEACKTGLANEEVKEGKCERCGTTVVRKNIRQWVLKITEYADKLLADLDSVDWPESVKLMQRNWIGRSEGASVLFKIDGSNEHLEVYTTRADTLFGATYMVVAPEHPLVAQLTKTGQKEAVEAYLEASARKSDLERTDLAKDKTGVFSGSYAINPVNNKRIPIWIADYVLISYGTGAIMAVPAHDTRDWEFAKKFELPIIEVLKSEVDVQNQAWTEDGVHVNSDFLDGLNKEDAINAMLAWLEKHKLGSKAVNYKLRDWIFSRQRYWGEPIPLVHCPTCGTVAVPEDQLPLLLPEVSSYEPSGTGESPLAKIDEWVNCSCPVCGGKAKRETNTMPQWAGSCWYYLRYLDPNNTKQFVSAEKEAYWMPVDLYVGGAEHAVLHLLYARFWHKVLFDLGLVSTPEPFKRLINQGMITSYAFQRKDKSLVPTDMVEEKETDVFVEKATGEVLERVIAKMSKSLKNVINPDEIISEYGADSMRMYEMFMGPLEVSKPWATTGLVGVYRFLDRIYRLFEERVIVDEEPSDELNRTLHKTIKKVTWDTNTLNFNTAISQMMVLVNELYKIDVLPKVVAETLVKLLGPYVPHLAEELWERLGHSTSLSTAAWPQFVEELTVDNQIEMVFQINGKVRSKTTVPKGLGKDEVLAMAKRDEKLASWLEGKTIVKEIVVVDKLVNIVVK, encoded by the coding sequence ATGAGCAAATATCCCTTCCATGAAATAGAAACGAAATGGCAACGGTACTGGGACGAGCATCAGAGTTTTGCCGTCACCGAGGATCCAAGCATCCCCAAGGAAAAGCGGGCGTATGTCTTGGATATGTTCCCCTATCCCTCCGGCGCTGGTCTGCACGTCGGCCATCCTGAAGGATATACCGCTACCGATATCTACTGCAGATTCCTCAGAATGAACGGCTACAACGTGCTTCATCCGATGGGCTTCGACTCTTTCGGACTGCCGGCTGAGAACTATGCCATCAAGACAGGAACTCCTCCTCGTGCCACCACCGAGAAGAACATCGAGAACTTCCGCAAGCAGATCAAGAGCTTGGGGTTCAGCTATGACTGGAATCGAGAGATTTCGACCCACAGCAGCGACTATTACCGCTGGACCCAGTGGATTTTCATCCAGCTCTTCAACAAGGGCCTTGCCTATGAGTCCCACACACCGATCAACTGGTGCGAGGCATGCAAGACCGGCCTCGCAAACGAGGAAGTCAAGGAAGGAAAGTGCGAGCGCTGCGGAACGACGGTTGTTCGCAAGAACATCCGCCAATGGGTGCTCAAGATCACCGAGTATGCCGACAAGCTGCTTGCCGACCTGGACAGTGTGGACTGGCCTGAATCGGTGAAGCTCATGCAGCGCAACTGGATCGGTCGCAGTGAGGGGGCCTCGGTCCTCTTCAAGATAGATGGATCGAATGAGCACCTGGAAGTCTATACCACCCGTGCCGATACGCTTTTTGGAGCGACCTACATGGTCGTCGCCCCTGAGCACCCGCTGGTTGCACAACTGACCAAGACCGGACAGAAAGAGGCGGTTGAGGCCTACCTTGAGGCAAGCGCCCGCAAGAGCGATCTCGAAAGAACCGACCTTGCCAAAGACAAGACCGGTGTCTTCAGCGGCAGTTATGCAATAAACCCGGTAAACAACAAGCGCATCCCCATTTGGATCGCCGATTATGTATTGATCAGTTACGGAACCGGCGCCATCATGGCCGTTCCCGCCCACGATACCCGCGACTGGGAGTTTGCAAAGAAGTTCGAGCTTCCGATCATCGAAGTCCTCAAGAGTGAGGTCGATGTACAGAACCAGGCTTGGACCGAGGATGGCGTGCATGTGAACAGCGACTTCCTCGACGGCCTGAACAAGGAAGATGCAATCAATGCAATGCTTGCATGGCTTGAAAAACACAAGCTTGGTTCGAAGGCGGTCAACTACAAGCTTCGCGACTGGATTTTCAGCCGTCAACGCTATTGGGGGGAACCCATTCCCTTGGTGCATTGCCCCACCTGCGGTACGGTAGCCGTCCCTGAGGACCAGCTCCCCCTGCTGCTGCCCGAAGTAAGCAGCTATGAGCCCAGCGGAACCGGAGAGAGCCCGCTTGCAAAGATTGATGAGTGGGTCAATTGCTCCTGCCCGGTTTGCGGCGGAAAAGCAAAACGTGAAACAAACACCATGCCCCAGTGGGCGGGTTCCTGCTGGTACTACCTGCGCTATCTCGATCCAAACAACACAAAGCAGTTCGTATCGGCTGAAAAGGAAGCATATTGGATGCCCGTCGACCTCTATGTCGGGGGAGCAGAGCACGCGGTGCTTCACCTGCTTTATGCCCGTTTCTGGCACAAGGTTCTCTTCGACCTCGGTCTGGTTTCCACTCCCGAGCCATTCAAGCGGCTGATCAACCAGGGCATGATCACCAGCTATGCCTTCCAACGCAAGGACAAGAGCCTTGTCCCCACCGATATGGTCGAGGAAAAGGAGACCGATGTCTTCGTGGAGAAGGCAACCGGCGAGGTGCTTGAGCGTGTCATCGCCAAAATGTCCAAGAGCCTGAAGAACGTCATCAATCCCGATGAGATCATCAGCGAATACGGTGCCGACTCAATGCGCATGTATGAGATGTTCATGGGACCTCTTGAAGTCTCCAAACCTTGGGCTACCACCGGCTTGGTTGGTGTGTATCGCTTCCTCGACCGAATTTACAGACTGTTTGAGGAGCGTGTCATCGTCGATGAAGAGCCTTCGGATGAGCTGAACAGAACGCTGCACAAGACGATCAAGAAAGTGACTTGGGATACCAATACCCTGAACTTCAATACCGCCATCAGCCAGATGATGGTACTGGTCAACGAGCTGTACAAGATCGATGTCCTGCCCAAGGTGGTGGCCGAGACGCTTGTAAAACTGCTGGGACCGTACGTACCCCATCTTGCCGAGGAGCTGTGGGAACGCCTTGGCCATAGCACAAGTCTTTCAACAGCAGCGTGGCCGCAGTTCGTTGAGGAGTTGACGGTCGACAACCAGATTGAAATGGTTTTCCAGATCAACGGAAAGGTGCGTTCCAAGACTACGGTCCCCAAGGGGCTCGGCAAGGACGAAGTCCTGGCCATGGCCAAGAGGGACGAGAAGCTTGCGAGCTGGCTCGAGGGAAAGACCATTGTCAAAGAGATCGTAGTTGTCGATAAGCTGGTGAATATCGTTGTAAAATAA
- a CDS encoding GNAT family N-acetyltransferase yields MVVTASLKHTDIEQLLPVFNEAFSDYDVPVSMTLAALQAHLQSLSYTSEDSVGLFEKRDLVGFLLIGRRGNTAYDAGTGIIPSYRGQGLSHILIDDTIGHLRSRGCTTFVLEVLDTNTKAKNLYLSHGFAIRRSLLCFTVKQEELTGRSDLILENHDKGYIVPASFEPSYQNSDESVAEGAYTCSDIVEKGVRKGFVWYHPNRGLIAQINIEPEYRDVDLLKQAIISCTMACTTQSVRMLNVDHGDDLTIKALQEVGFSNFTTQSEMTLTLSESQI; encoded by the coding sequence ATGGTGGTGACAGCCTCACTCAAGCACACAGATATCGAGCAGCTCCTTCCTGTTTTCAATGAAGCATTCAGTGATTACGATGTACCGGTATCCATGACGCTTGCGGCCTTGCAAGCCCATTTGCAAAGCCTCTCTTATACCAGTGAGGACTCGGTGGGCCTGTTCGAGAAACGAGATTTGGTGGGCTTTCTGCTCATTGGACGAAGGGGCAACACGGCATACGATGCCGGAACCGGCATCATTCCCTCCTATCGGGGTCAAGGCCTCTCCCACATCCTCATTGACGATACAATAGGACACCTCCGGTCAAGAGGGTGCACCACCTTCGTCCTTGAGGTCCTCGATACCAATACCAAGGCAAAGAACCTCTACCTCAGTCATGGGTTTGCGATCAGGCGCAGCCTGTTGTGCTTCACAGTAAAACAGGAGGAACTCACTGGTCGGTCCGACCTTATCCTGGAAAATCACGATAAAGGATACATCGTCCCTGCAAGCTTTGAGCCAAGCTACCAGAACAGTGATGAGTCGGTTGCAGAAGGAGCATACACATGCTCTGATATTGTGGAAAAGGGAGTAAGGAAAGGCTTTGTCTGGTATCACCCGAATCGTGGATTAATAGCCCAGATAAACATAGAGCCTGAGTATAGAGATGTGGATTTGCTGAAGCAGGCCATTATTTCCTGTACAATGGCATGTACGACCCAATCGGTCCGCATGCTCAATGTCGACCATGGCGATGATCTGACCATCAAGGCCTTGCAGGAAGTCGGGTTCTCCAACTTCACCACCCAAAGCGAAATGACCCTCACCCTTTCAGAGTCGCAGATATGA
- a CDS encoding DUF4416 family protein, whose translation MGRVASFTPRSLVMGVLLENEGLLETVVTRLETQYGPVLNQSPLTLFTYTDYYDREMGTKPHRCYLQFRTLVDPARLSTIKIETNALEDLFRNDIGRRVNLDPGLLSLENLILATTKNRSHRIPLCDGIYAEVTLQYENHAFQAFRWTYADYNSEEVKKLFFRWRSVYHEQLKQEGCLAT comes from the coding sequence ATGGGACGGGTTGCTTCCTTCACCCCCAGATCCTTGGTCATGGGGGTGTTGTTGGAAAATGAAGGTCTGCTCGAGACGGTTGTGACTCGTCTTGAAACCCAGTACGGCCCTGTTTTGAACCAAAGCCCCCTTACACTCTTTACCTATACTGATTATTACGACCGGGAGATGGGGACCAAGCCCCATCGCTGTTACCTGCAATTCAGGACCCTTGTCGATCCCGCACGATTGAGTACCATAAAAATCGAGACCAATGCGCTTGAGGACCTGTTCCGCAACGACATCGGGCGTCGGGTGAATCTCGATCCCGGGCTGCTCTCTTTGGAGAACCTCATTCTCGCAACCACCAAGAATCGCAGTCATCGCATCCCGCTTTGCGACGGCATCTACGCCGAAGTGACGTTGCAGTATGAGAACCATGCATTCCAGGCGTTTCGATGGACATATGCCGATTACAACAGTGAAGAGGTGAAAAAGCTGTTTTTTCGGTGGAGGAGCGTCTATCATGAGCAGCTGAAGCAGGAGGGCTGTCTCGCCACCTAA
- a CDS encoding hemolysin family protein, with the protein MQVQLTAIIILLLLSAVFSATETAYTSLSFVQLKTLENRRKRSSRVAYKLSQNRDALLTTVLVGNNVVNISASALVTTFAIEYFSSQAVGYATGLLTLVILIFGEITPKQLALTHNMKIAVFMAYPLRFISIVLFPVVWLLRQFSSLITRLFASHAEPAITTEGVMHMVDAAEDEGLVDQYESDLMQRAIHFSETQVRTIMTHRTNVFCISDELTIRDAFPSIVKSGFSRVPVFHGSAENIIGIVLVRDILRAQLEKRMDKSISTILRKPIFVPEQMHLDDVFFLFKKDKLQQAIVLDEYGGFSGVVTMEDVAEQLFGELYDEHERRFPDRIVEREQMPGTFLVMADTPFQQFIDELDLSADHQRQRISTVAAYVLELTGDIPQEGDVVQSPLGTFRIISMKGNRMEAVEFSPTIDDGTLL; encoded by the coding sequence ATGCAAGTACAACTGACCGCCATTATAATCCTGTTGCTGCTTTCCGCTGTATTCTCAGCAACGGAAACAGCATACACCTCCCTCTCTTTCGTACAGCTCAAGACCTTGGAGAACCGCAGGAAGCGTTCCAGCAGAGTCGCGTACAAACTCAGCCAGAATCGTGACGCGTTGCTTACGACAGTTCTGGTGGGCAACAACGTGGTGAACATCTCAGCTTCCGCCCTGGTGACCACGTTCGCCATCGAATACTTCTCAAGCCAGGCGGTTGGGTACGCCACCGGTCTGCTGACCTTGGTGATTCTGATCTTCGGAGAGATCACGCCCAAGCAGCTGGCCCTCACCCACAACATGAAGATCGCCGTCTTCATGGCCTATCCTCTCAGGTTCATTTCCATCGTCCTCTTTCCGGTTGTTTGGCTGCTCAGACAGTTCTCCTCCCTGATCACCCGCCTGTTCGCCTCCCATGCAGAGCCGGCTATCACAACCGAAGGGGTGATGCACATGGTGGACGCCGCAGAGGATGAAGGCTTGGTTGACCAGTATGAGTCCGACCTTATGCAGAGGGCCATCCACTTCAGCGAAACCCAGGTACGCACCATCATGACCCACCGGACGAACGTATTCTGCATCAGCGACGAGCTTACAATCCGTGATGCATTCCCGTCTATTGTGAAGTCCGGCTTCAGCCGCGTCCCGGTCTTCCATGGCAGCGCCGAGAACATCATCGGTATTGTGCTTGTCCGCGATATATTGCGTGCCCAATTGGAAAAACGGATGGACAAGAGCATCTCGACCATTCTCAGAAAGCCCATCTTCGTCCCTGAACAGATGCACCTCGACGATGTGTTTTTCCTGTTCAAGAAGGACAAGCTGCAGCAAGCCATCGTCCTGGATGAATACGGCGGTTTCAGCGGAGTGGTGACGATGGAAGACGTGGCCGAGCAGCTCTTCGGCGAACTTTACGATGAGCATGAGCGAAGGTTCCCCGACCGGATTGTCGAGCGTGAGCAGATGCCGGGTACTTTCCTGGTGATGGCCGACACTCCATTCCAGCAGTTCATCGACGAGCTGGATCTTTCGGCCGACCACCAGAGGCAGAGGATTTCCACTGTTGCCGCCTATGTTTTGGAGTTGACCGGGGACATTCCCCAAGAGGGGGATGTTGTCCAGTCTCCTTTAGGAACCTTTCGCATCATCTCCATGAAGGGAAACAGAATGGAGGCTGTGGAATTTTCCCCGACCATCGATGATGGAACCCTTCTGTAG
- the corA gene encoding magnesium/cobalt transporter CorA, whose protein sequence is MHEKKVNPYAHKKKEGLAAGSLVYVGDTQPQQTSVRTHHYRSGSYRVEQGFRQAGNESIRWVEITGLEDIQTIVKIAKEFQIANLSLEDVFSTDQRLKLDQYDAYLSVTLRILAHQGSEEQQLTLFLGDGWVLSIAEYSHQTFEAVVRQLSSATKLQSAGSSALLHALIDRVVDQYLVKADELEMKTENLEELVITNPQQTTASAIHQQKAEILKLRRMTSPLKDILTTLIRTENPFLDRNTTFLLRDIHDHALWLADECDMMRETVSGIMEVYLSSLDMKMNAIMKVLTIISTVFIPLTFLTGLYGMNFSYMPFTAAYWGFYAILVCCVLVVSGMAIYFRRKKWW, encoded by the coding sequence ATGCACGAAAAGAAAGTGAATCCCTATGCTCACAAGAAGAAAGAAGGACTGGCCGCTGGAAGCCTTGTCTATGTCGGAGATACCCAACCCCAACAGACATCCGTGCGCACCCATCACTACCGCTCAGGATCGTATCGGGTGGAACAGGGTTTCAGGCAGGCCGGCAATGAAAGTATAAGGTGGGTCGAGATAACCGGGCTGGAGGATATCCAGACCATCGTAAAGATTGCCAAAGAGTTCCAGATAGCCAATCTCAGTCTTGAGGATGTCTTTTCCACCGACCAGCGGCTCAAGCTGGACCAGTACGACGCCTATCTTTCAGTCACCTTGAGGATTTTGGCTCATCAAGGAAGTGAAGAACAGCAGCTGACACTCTTTCTAGGGGATGGATGGGTGCTGTCGATTGCAGAGTACAGCCACCAGACGTTTGAGGCGGTGGTTCGCCAGCTCTCCTCGGCGACAAAGCTGCAGAGTGCGGGTTCCAGCGCCCTGCTGCACGCCCTCATCGACCGGGTGGTCGATCAGTACCTGGTCAAGGCCGATGAGTTGGAAATGAAGACCGAGAACCTTGAGGAGCTGGTCATCACCAACCCCCAACAGACCACCGCCTCGGCAATTCATCAACAAAAAGCCGAGATTCTGAAGCTCAGGCGAATGACCAGCCCGCTTAAGGATATCCTGACCACCCTCATTCGAACCGAGAATCCGTTTCTCGACCGAAACACCACCTTCCTGTTGCGCGACATCCACGACCACGCCCTTTGGCTAGCCGATGAGTGCGATATGATGCGTGAAACCGTGTCGGGTATCATGGAAGTCTACCTTTCAAGTCTCGATATGAAAATGAATGCCATCATGAAGGTGCTGACAATCATCTCGACAGTATTCATTCCGCTCACGTTCCTGACCGGTCTATATGGTATGAACTTCTCATATATGCCCTTTACCGCTGCCTATTGGGGCTTTTATGCAATCCTGGTCTGCTGTGTTCTCGTTGTCAGCGGCATGGCCATCTATTTCAGGAGGAAAAAATGGTGGTGA
- a CDS encoding GNAT family N-acetyltransferase, protein MKKEQESETKELMQRCFDKSLASIFFLHPDTTLVVLYEGRVVAGLNLDVYRVNEQVNMGYLGWLYTDEKHRGKGLAGKLISESLPFLKSLGCTDVAACVEGDNPASFKQLENEGFSRLPLVGQIRRFRFGLFRVWKHASRFFDMGYFMWHLHLDDATKQEYPENCKAFVLGCVANTLLFLPVLLGWNLLSLLNLSWMQVSHPNKSLLVAIPLLSLLVRTVPSLVFAHARKIQLVYRQWDTAYFTALLLPFLAGLPFPVPGNLYIQGSNWSMKTHARDLARMSLVSNTSLALLFILLPNPYTLFLLTLDTFFFFYPFCGFNASRIMREGWNYRTYGIILTLACYAFLLVY, encoded by the coding sequence ATGAAAAAGGAACAGGAGAGCGAGACGAAAGAACTCATGCAACGCTGCTTTGACAAGAGTCTTGCCTCCATTTTCTTTCTTCACCCCGATACCACCTTGGTAGTCCTCTATGAAGGCAGGGTGGTTGCAGGCTTGAACCTCGATGTCTACCGGGTGAACGAGCAGGTGAACATGGGGTATCTGGGTTGGCTCTACACCGATGAAAAGCACCGTGGGAAGGGCCTTGCCGGCAAACTTATATCCGAGTCCCTTCCCTTCCTTAAAAGCCTGGGCTGCACCGATGTCGCAGCATGTGTTGAAGGGGACAATCCGGCATCGTTCAAACAGCTGGAGAACGAGGGCTTCTCACGCCTTCCTCTCGTCGGCCAAATACGACGCTTTCGTTTCGGACTTTTTCGAGTTTGGAAACATGCCTCCCGATTTTTCGACATGGGCTACTTCATGTGGCATCTGCATCTCGACGATGCAACCAAGCAGGAATACCCCGAAAACTGCAAGGCCTTTGTGTTGGGGTGTGTCGCGAACACCCTGCTGTTTCTTCCCGTTCTTTTGGGTTGGAACCTGCTTTCCCTTCTCAACCTCTCATGGATGCAGGTCTCCCACCCGAACAAGTCTCTCTTGGTTGCGATACCCCTTCTGAGCCTGCTCGTACGCACCGTCCCCTCACTGGTGTTTGCACATGCAAGGAAAATCCAGCTCGTCTATCGGCAGTGGGATACGGCGTACTTCACAGCCCTTCTGCTGCCCTTTCTTGCAGGGCTGCCGTTTCCCGTCCCCGGAAACCTCTATATACAAGGTAGCAATTGGTCGATGAAGACCCATGCAAGGGACTTGGCTCGGATGAGCCTGGTTTCCAACACTTCGCTCGCACTGCTGTTCATACTGCTTCCCAATCCCTACACCCTCTTTTTGCTTACCCTGGATACGTTTTTTTTCTTCTATCCATTCTGTGGCTTCAACGCATCACGAATCATGCGGGAAGGGTGGAATTACAGGACGTACGGCATCATACTTACCCTTGCCTGCTACGCATTTCTCTTGGTATACTGA
- a CDS encoding L-serine ammonia-lyase translates to MESLRELFRIGYGPSSSHTMGPRSAATHFLSLYPRQARYEADLYGSLAATGKGHLTDKALREVFAKEGSEVEIVWYPDIEKPFHPNALTIRSYNHAGNVEHEQTYYSVGGGKVVIEGVQEETSKLVYPKEYSRMKQILEYCSEEGLQLWEFAVQWEGTEILAYIEEVWNVMASAVERGLDAEGVLPGGLKLARKASQYNSKATEFSGPLGSTASALSYALAVSEENAGGGLIVTAPTCGSCGVLPGVLYYLAKQYKLPKVKILRALLTAGVIGNVVKTNGSISGAEVGCQGEIGVACAMAGAAATHLLGGSIHQIEYAAEMGLEHHLGLTCDPMRGLVQIPCIERNALATMRSLDHCSYALLGDGRHKVSFDNVIEVMMETGQALPSLYRETSKGGLAKVLG, encoded by the coding sequence ATGGAATCCCTTCGAGAACTCTTTCGGATCGGCTACGGCCCATCCAGCAGTCATACCATGGGACCGCGTTCAGCGGCCACCCATTTCCTCTCGCTGTATCCTCGGCAGGCCCGCTATGAGGCCGACCTGTACGGCAGCCTCGCGGCTACCGGGAAAGGTCACTTGACCGACAAGGCCCTGCGTGAAGTTTTTGCCAAGGAGGGAAGCGAGGTTGAGATAGTCTGGTATCCCGACATCGAAAAGCCGTTTCATCCCAATGCCTTGACCATCCGCTCCTACAATCATGCAGGAAATGTGGAGCATGAGCAGACCTACTACAGTGTGGGCGGCGGCAAGGTTGTCATTGAAGGGGTGCAGGAAGAGACTTCCAAACTTGTCTATCCCAAAGAGTACTCCAGAATGAAACAGATTCTTGAGTATTGCTCCGAGGAAGGTCTGCAGCTGTGGGAGTTCGCCGTCCAATGGGAAGGTACGGAAATCCTGGCTTACATCGAGGAAGTGTGGAACGTCATGGCTAGTGCCGTCGAGCGCGGTTTGGATGCCGAAGGCGTCCTTCCCGGTGGTTTGAAGCTGGCACGCAAGGCGAGCCAGTACAACTCCAAGGCAACCGAGTTCTCCGGCCCGCTCGGAAGCACTGCCTCCGCTCTCAGTTATGCCTTGGCTGTCAGTGAAGAGAACGCCGGAGGCGGCTTGATCGTCACAGCACCCACCTGTGGAAGCTGCGGAGTGCTGCCGGGGGTGCTCTACTATCTGGCCAAGCAGTATAAGCTGCCCAAAGTGAAAATCCTTAGGGCCCTGCTCACCGCCGGTGTCATCGGCAATGTAGTGAAAACCAATGGGTCGATCAGTGGAGCCGAGGTAGGGTGCCAGGGGGAGATCGGTGTAGCTTGTGCCATGGCAGGAGCTGCCGCAACCCACCTTCTGGGAGGCAGCATCCACCAGATCGAGTATGCTGCGGAGATGGGCCTTGAGCACCATCTGGGGCTTACCTGTGACCCTATGCGCGGCTTGGTTCAGATACCCTGCATAGAACGTAATGCCTTGGCAACCATGCGCTCGCTCGACCACTGTTCCTACGCCCTGCTTGGAGACGGTCGTCACAAGGTAAGTTTTGATAATGTCATTGAAGTCATGATGGAGACAGGACAGGCTCTGCCCTCCCTCTATCGTGAGACTTCCAAAGGTGGTCTGGCAAAGGTCCTTGGTTAG
- a CDS encoding lysoplasmalogenase family protein translates to MDTILLLYIALALLHLSLRAEGLKRPGSLTKVLLMPTLMAYVLANGAQPLLLVSLSLATLGDYFLTDGTRKAYFTLGMVSFALAHLLYSIHLLLRPLHQPLLVIGTLIALIPLIYLVLLLKASAVKLRYVLYGINLFVMTALCFGSGSHLASLGALAFIISDGMIAMDTLHRRRFSVVTEMAAYILAQLLLVQGLVNL, encoded by the coding sequence ATGGATACGATACTCTTGCTGTACATCGCTTTGGCCCTATTGCATCTGAGCCTTCGCGCAGAAGGTTTGAAGCGACCGGGCTCGTTGACAAAAGTACTCTTGATGCCGACCCTCATGGCGTACGTACTGGCAAACGGAGCCCAGCCTCTCCTGCTTGTCTCACTATCACTTGCAACGCTGGGCGATTACTTTCTCACCGACGGTACCCGGAAAGCCTATTTCACCTTGGGCATGGTCAGCTTCGCACTCGCCCACCTGCTCTACTCCATCCATCTGTTGCTGCGCCCTCTTCATCAGCCCCTCCTGGTAATCGGGACTCTGATTGCACTCATTCCTTTGATCTATCTTGTATTGCTTCTCAAAGCATCTGCTGTCAAACTACGCTATGTCCTCTACGGCATCAATCTGTTCGTGATGACAGCCTTGTGCTTCGGATCCGGTTCGCACCTTGCCTCACTGGGAGCCTTGGCTTTCATCATATCCGACGGTATGATTGCCATGGACACCTTGCATCGACGCCGCTTCAGCGTCGTCACGGAAATGGCCGCCTACATACTCGCACAACTGCTTTTGGTGCAGGGATTGGTCAATCTGTAG